From the genome of bacterium:
CAACTGATGTTATAAACTCATCAAAATCCTTTAGGTCATATTTTGTATATCCTAAAATATTTCTGTCTTCAATCTCCAAATAACGGTGAATGAGTTTGTTTCTAAATTTTACCATTTTCCTTAATCTTAAAACTAAATCTTCGTTTAAAACTCCTTCTTTCCCTAATATTTCAAAACATTCCCCAAAAGCCGAAATCCCTTTATTGAATCTTTTGGCGGCAATATGAACACAAATTCCACCTACAGCTTCAATGGCTTGTAATAAATAATATTTTACCGCAGCCATATTCTCTTTTTTAGACCAAAATTCTTTTTCGTCTACAGAAGTAAGTCGTTGTATTTCTTTTAAAGCTTCCCTAATCTCTGAAACCCTTTGTTTAATCTTTTCTTTGTCTATTTCCATAAGGATTAACCCGCCACTAATTCTTTTAAAGATTGGTAAGCAATATATTCATTAGCCAGAGCATCTAAAGATGTGTTTTCTATCATCTCGGTGAGTAATTGATAATTTTTGCAAAAAAGCAATTGTCCACGATTGAAAATATTATTTAAAAAATAACCTGGTGCAAAGTTCAAGACCTTTATCTCAATAATATCAAACAGCAAGTTAGAGTCTTTAGCTACTATTTCGGAAAGTTCCAATTCAGAATTAAAGATGTCCCCTTTCTCTATATTGTCAAGATAAATACCAATATCAATATCTCTAAAAGATGGTCCATCTAAAAAAGAACCAAAAATAAAGGCAAAAACAATCTCATTTTTATTCAGGAGGGATTGTTTAATCTTCTCTATAATCTTTTGCCTTTGATTCTGTTTAAAAGATAAATATTCATTCATAATTTGATGCCTCTTCCTTGACTGATAGGAATTTGCTTTTTGGGTCTTTTGGATTGTTTATTCATTTTTGCACCTTCTGAGGGTATTTTAGCAAAAATTTTAGCATATGTCAATAAAAAAATTCGACCTGTGAAATAGGTTTTAAGAGAGCGTTGCGTAGGACATAAAGTTATATCTATGGTCCCAGGCATTGTGTTACCTCATTTCTTGCCATCTTTTTGTATTTCTTGACAT
Proteins encoded in this window:
- a CDS encoding DUF86 domain-containing protein yields the protein MEIDKEKIKQRVSEIREALKEIQRLTSVDEKEFWSKKENMAAVKYYLLQAIEAVGGICVHIAAKRFNKGISAFGECFEILGKEGVLNEDLVLRLRKMVKFRNKLIHRYLEIEDRNILGYTKYDLKDFDEFITSVGNLL
- a CDS encoding nucleotidyltransferase domain-containing protein, translated to MNEYLSFKQNQRQKIIEKIKQSLLNKNEIVFAFIFGSFLDGPSFRDIDIGIYLDNIEKGDIFNSELELSEIVAKDSNLLFDIIEIKVLNFAPGYFLNNIFNRGQLLFCKNYQLLTEMIENTSLDALANEYIAYQSLKELVAG